In the genome of Chrysemys picta bellii isolate R12L10 chromosome 17, ASM1138683v2, whole genome shotgun sequence, one region contains:
- the LOC101938264 gene encoding immunoglobulin superfamily member 1-like → MASALTVLLLGCWLAGHNRVWGEPSYPKPSISLSPSGGVSLGGVVTVWCRGQHRGVRFVLNKEGRHFPPVDSAGFEVVFPISNVRREHGGNYSCSYHSRSELFTVSYPSDPVELVVRDPSLPRPSISLSPTGVTAPGADVTIRCQGQRRNVTFFLHKAGDLNPQRHMDPAGDGAEFHIPTVGHQHGGSYSCSYRPQSEPFVSSEPSNPVQLVVAEPSYPKPNISLSPRGVSLGGAMAVQCWGQRQGMRFVLNKDGRHFQAVNSDRFEVVFSINMSREYSGNYSCSYHSRTEPFAVSYPSDPVELVVRAAPLDFTNANIARLGLSAVVLLILGLILAEACYSRPRGHPRSLNPAMQGRESPWGTSGFPVGC, encoded by the exons atggcatctgctctcaccgtcctcctcctcg gctgctggctggccgggcacaacagggtgtggggag agcccagctaccccaaacccagcatctccctgagccccagcggGGGGGTCTCCCTAGGGGGAGTCGTGACCGTCTGGTGTCGGGGGCAGCACCGGGGCGTGCGGTTCGTGCTGAATAAAGAAGGACGCCATTTCCCACCTGTGGATTCGGCCGGGTTTGAGGTTGTGTTTCCCATCAGCAATGTGCGCCGGGAGCACGGCGGGAACTACAGCTGCTCCTATCACAGCAGATCGGAGCTGTTCACCGTGTCGTAccccagcgaccccgtggagctggtggtgagag ATCCCAGCTTACCCAGACCATCCATCTCTCTGAGCCCGACTGGGGTCACCGCCCCAGGGGCAGACGTCACCATCCGGTGTCAGGGACAGCGCCGGAACGTGACgttcttcctgcacaaggctggagacctgaacccgcagcgacacatggaccctgctggggatggggctgagtTCCACATCCCCACCGTGGGCCATCAGCATggagggagctacagctgcagctaccggccccaatcagagccctttgtctcctcagagcccagcaaccccgtgcagctggtggtagcag agcccagctaccccaaacccaacatctccctgagccccaggggggTCTCCCTGGGGGGAGCCATGGCTGTCCAGTGTTGGGGGCAGCGCCAGGGAATGCGGTTCGTGCTGAATAAAGATGGACGCCATTTCCAAGCTGTGAACTCGGACAGGTTTGAAGTTGTATTTTCCATCAACATGTCTCGGGAGTACAGTGGGAACTACAGCTGCTCCTATCACAGCAGAACGGAGCCGTTCGCCGTGTCGTACCCCAGTGACCCTgtggagctggtggtgagag CAGCCCCCCTGGATTTCACCAATGCCAACATCGCCCGCCTGGGGCTGAGTGCCGTGGTCCTGCTCATCTTGGGGCTGATCCTGGCTGAGGCCTGTTACAGCCGCCCAAGGGGGCACCCTAG gagcctgaatCCAGCCATGCAGGGAAGAGAATCTCCCTGGGGGACAAGTGGCTTCCCCGTGGGGTGCTGA